A single window of Leptospira semungkisensis DNA harbors:
- a CDS encoding oxidoreductase — protein sequence MFAKPFLLQPRTVKETGNRKTVLDEPYTLFPDRDALLLKDFPVRVKVGDPLYKQNSGIVLSPVNGIASLEHSEEGSKIRIVQDGNFVGSKPWVFRTLQKDEVLETMDRLGLVSLDFPEHSLSSYFRSKTKTKLILLSPFTKTQDVDFLPELKKNSDCHSSFLEVLKAMFPEAKIKDYIFGMKPPIKTYSYPWGIPEYFANQTEKLSFSRIGDVLYIGPETLYNLYRALFADFPFIEREISLYFLGKNGGLRKSESTLRIRNGQSLKFLFEDLGSQYSSFTVNSFYEKHPVRDVQKGFYWDIRQHYSLIFLTRYDSQRKEFPCVECGECSLNCPTKANPMALVSSFGNFQAGLCMECGICTFLCPSSISLRDQIRNWKEANHGF from the coding sequence TTGTTCGCAAAACCGTTCCTCCTCCAACCCAGGACCGTAAAAGAGACGGGAAATCGCAAAACGGTCCTGGACGAACCCTACACTCTTTTCCCGGACCGCGACGCCTTATTACTCAAGGATTTTCCGGTTCGGGTGAAAGTAGGGGATCCTCTCTATAAACAAAATTCCGGCATAGTACTCTCTCCTGTAAACGGGATCGCATCCTTAGAACATAGCGAAGAAGGGTCCAAGATCCGTATCGTGCAGGACGGAAATTTCGTGGGCTCCAAGCCTTGGGTTTTTAGAACATTACAAAAAGATGAAGTTCTGGAGACCATGGATAGGTTGGGTCTGGTGAGTTTGGATTTTCCGGAACATTCTCTTTCTTCTTATTTCAGATCCAAGACAAAGACCAAACTAATCCTTCTTTCTCCTTTTACGAAAACTCAGGATGTGGATTTCCTTCCTGAATTGAAAAAGAATTCGGATTGTCATTCTTCCTTTTTAGAAGTATTGAAGGCAATGTTTCCCGAAGCGAAGATCAAAGATTATATCTTCGGCATGAAACCACCAATTAAGACGTACTCTTATCCTTGGGGAATTCCTGAATACTTCGCGAATCAAACGGAGAAGCTTTCCTTTTCTAGGATCGGAGACGTACTATATATCGGTCCAGAAACATTATATAATCTTTATAGAGCATTATTTGCGGATTTCCCTTTTATTGAAAGAGAGATCAGTCTCTATTTCTTAGGGAAAAACGGAGGATTGCGTAAGTCGGAGTCTACTCTCCGAATCCGCAACGGACAGAGTCTGAAATTCTTATTCGAAGATTTGGGCTCTCAGTATTCTAGTTTTACTGTGAATTCTTTTTATGAGAAGCATCCGGTCCGGGATGTTCAGAAGGGGTTTTACTGGGATATTCGACAGCATTATTCTTTGATCTTTCTCACTCGATATGATTCGCAAAGAAAGGAATTTCCTTGTGTAGAATGCGGGGAATGTTCCTTAAACTGTCCTACCAAGGCAAATCCAATGGCTCTCGTTTCGAGTTTCGGGAATTTCCAAGCTGGGCTTTGTATGGAATGCGGGATTTGCACCTTTCTTTGCCCATCCAGCATCTCTCTTCGGGATCAGATCCGAAATTGGAAGGAGGCGA